A single genomic interval of Saccharothrix saharensis harbors:
- the paaZ gene encoding phenylacetic acid degradation bifunctional protein PaaZ yields MAMLRSYVSGRWHVPSVEGAPLHDAVTGEEIARISSQGIDMAAALDHGRRVGGPALRELTFHQRAALLKALASHLREHRDELYALSARSGATRTDSLIDVDGGIGVLFGYASKAKRELPNDKVYPDGNVEPLSKGGTFVGRHIATPLRGVAVQINAFNFPMWGPLEKFAPAFIAGVPSLIKPASQTAYVTEKLVELMLASGLLPEGSLQLVTGSAGDLLDHLTAQDLVGFTGSASTAQVLRTHPAVVRNSVRFNAEADSLNCSILGPDAVEGTPEFDLFVKQLVSEMTVKAGQKCTAIRRALVPAPLVDAVADAATARLAKVVIGNPANDTVRMGALAGLEQREEVRRSLKALLEVGDVVYGSLDRVDVVDADAERGAFLSPVLLKADPDHAQPHEVEAFGPVSTLMAYRDAEHAVELAARGSGSLVGSVVTHDADFARDVVLGVAPWHGRILVLDRDDAKESTGHGSPLPMLVHGGPGRAGGGEEMGGIRGVLHHMQRTAVQASPRVLTAVTGQWVTGAPRTEPDAHPFRKSLRELRIGDSVVAGPRAVTLADIEHFADFTGDTFYAHTDEEAAAANPFFGGRVAHGYLVVSFAAGLFVSPEPGPVLANYGLENLRFLTPTFPGDELTVTLTAKQITPREDQDYGEVRWDADVVNQKGESVAKYDVLTLVAKQ; encoded by the coding sequence ATGGCCATGCTGCGCAGCTACGTGTCAGGTCGCTGGCACGTCCCGTCCGTCGAAGGAGCCCCGCTGCACGACGCGGTGACCGGCGAGGAGATCGCCCGGATCTCCTCCCAGGGCATCGACATGGCGGCGGCACTGGACCACGGCAGGCGCGTCGGCGGGCCGGCGCTGCGGGAGCTGACGTTCCACCAGCGCGCGGCCCTGCTCAAGGCACTCGCCTCGCACCTGCGGGAACACCGCGACGAGCTGTACGCCCTGTCCGCCCGGTCGGGCGCGACCAGGACGGACTCGCTGATCGACGTCGACGGCGGCATCGGCGTGCTGTTCGGCTACGCGAGCAAGGCCAAGCGCGAGCTGCCCAACGACAAGGTCTACCCGGACGGCAACGTCGAGCCGCTGAGCAAGGGCGGCACGTTCGTCGGCCGCCACATCGCGACCCCGCTGCGCGGCGTGGCCGTGCAGATCAACGCCTTCAACTTCCCGATGTGGGGCCCGCTGGAGAAGTTCGCCCCGGCGTTCATCGCGGGCGTGCCGTCGCTCATCAAGCCCGCCTCCCAGACCGCCTACGTCACCGAGAAGCTGGTCGAGCTGATGCTCGCCTCCGGCCTGCTCCCAGAAGGCTCGTTGCAGCTGGTCACCGGCAGCGCGGGCGACCTGCTCGACCACCTGACCGCGCAGGACCTGGTCGGCTTCACCGGCTCCGCGTCCACCGCGCAGGTGCTGCGCACCCACCCGGCGGTCGTGCGCAACAGCGTCCGCTTCAACGCCGAGGCCGACTCGCTGAACTGCTCGATCCTCGGCCCGGACGCGGTCGAGGGCACGCCCGAGTTCGACCTGTTCGTCAAGCAGCTCGTCAGCGAGATGACGGTCAAGGCGGGCCAGAAGTGCACCGCGATCCGGCGCGCCCTGGTCCCCGCCCCGCTCGTGGACGCCGTCGCCGACGCCGCCACCGCGCGCTTGGCGAAGGTCGTGATCGGCAACCCCGCCAACGACACCGTGCGGATGGGCGCGCTGGCCGGGCTGGAGCAGCGCGAGGAGGTCCGCCGGTCGCTCAAGGCGCTGCTGGAGGTCGGCGACGTCGTCTACGGCTCGCTGGACCGCGTGGACGTGGTGGACGCCGACGCCGAGCGCGGCGCGTTCCTGTCGCCGGTGCTGCTCAAGGCCGACCCCGACCACGCCCAGCCGCACGAGGTGGAGGCGTTCGGGCCGGTGTCCACGCTGATGGCCTACCGCGACGCCGAGCACGCGGTCGAGCTGGCCGCACGGGGCTCGGGCAGCCTGGTCGGCTCCGTCGTCACGCACGACGCCGACTTCGCCCGGGACGTGGTGCTGGGCGTCGCACCGTGGCACGGCCGCATCCTGGTGCTGGACCGCGACGACGCCAAGGAGTCCACCGGGCACGGCTCGCCGCTGCCGATGCTGGTGCACGGCGGCCCGGGCCGGGCGGGCGGCGGCGAGGAGATGGGCGGCATCCGGGGCGTGCTGCACCACATGCAGCGCACCGCCGTGCAGGCGAGCCCGCGGGTGCTGACCGCGGTCACCGGGCAGTGGGTGACGGGCGCGCCGCGCACCGAGCCGGACGCGCACCCGTTCCGCAAGTCGCTGCGGGAGCTGCGCATCGGTGACTCGGTCGTGGCCGGGCCGCGGGCGGTGACGCTGGCCGACATCGAGCACTTCGCCGACTTCACCGGCGACACGTTCTACGCCCACACGGACGAGGAGGCCGCGGCCGCGAACCCGTTCTTCGGCGGCCGGGTCGCGCACGGCTACCTGGTGGTGTCGTTCGCGGCCGGCCTGTTCGTCTCGCCCGAGCCGGGGCCGGTGCTGGCCAACTACGGGCTGGAGAACCTGCGGTTCCTCACGCCCACGTTCCCCGGCGACGAGCTGACCGTGACGCTGACCGCGAAGCAGATCACGCCGCGCGAGGACCAGGACTACGGCGAGGTCCGCTGGGACGCCGACGTGGTCAACCAGAAGGGCGAGTCGGTGGCCAAGTACGACGTGCTCACGCTGGTCGCCAAGCAGTAG
- a CDS encoding helix-turn-helix transcriptional regulator: protein MHTRAPVVVGRDEELRVLDRVLADAGAHRGRAVFLVGEPGIGKTRLARFAAGAAFDRGMRVLRGRGSTIGPIVPFRPLAEALMSLLRVGDGLDLAELGPYQPALGRLAPEWSPDGGPEEPRPAHSVLVLAEAVLRLLALVGRTQPSLVVLEDLHDADAETLAVVDYLVDNLDQAPAALLVTTRADPGPALDVIRSAAQRQAGVLMELRRLDERQVSRMVALCLEAEDDEVPAEVVQRLWADSAGNPFVVEEMVHGLVNGGLLVRGPAGWQVLGELRIDVPSALVRSIAHRTDRLGPQGREVLSVAAVLGHRFPLSVLRRVTGMDDRALLSHLHAGVAAQLVTPDEPVPDWYAFRHPLTAEALLAQIPPPHRAELARRTADAVQRLHPGLPGEWCALVASLRLDAGQTAEAGALLAEAGRRALADGAAGSAVRLLDHAHRLLASEVDVAVRADVLDSLLPALAEAGQFERAFALVDAVTELSAAGLGRVRRAELHTKLAQVANTAGRWTDGMAHVETARALLGADATDEHTARLDAVAAFLTLNLEVPDRIASAEFLARRAADAAKRVPLPEVGCETWQLLGVLARERDLDEAADCFSRARALADEHGLPIQRAYAVIRQAGLDWLAEGKAAELAEAREEALLIGAVSVAYNVDAILGLDAVLRGQYAAAAERLPRVIADTRRLQLRNLTLYGLMARATAAAHQGRRAEMDAAIEEFDEVGGVGSQERPLCFGLARAFCALLEEDRAAAGHDLARAIAYEAETPTVYHLSGRHGLLLLLEAVSGALDLDGYRAVTRSAAARMRWNRVFAQFALAVLLGRLGREAEAAQAVRAAREAAAIHPLARHLGLRLVAEAAVADGWGEPVAWLRGAEEYFHQAGQAAVASACRGLLRQVGASVPQRRTGSDQVPRELRALGVTVREFEVFRLLAGRLGNKAIATRLHISPRTVEKHVASLITKTAQPDRESLSAFAASLGPADRP from the coding sequence ATGCACACCCGCGCGCCGGTCGTGGTCGGCCGCGACGAAGAACTCCGCGTGCTCGACCGCGTGCTGGCCGACGCGGGCGCCCACCGCGGGCGCGCCGTGTTCCTCGTCGGGGAGCCCGGCATCGGGAAGACCCGGTTGGCGCGCTTCGCCGCCGGCGCCGCCTTCGACCGCGGCATGCGGGTGCTGCGCGGTCGGGGCAGCACGATCGGGCCCATCGTGCCGTTCCGGCCGCTGGCCGAGGCCCTGATGTCGCTGCTGCGCGTGGGTGATGGCCTGGACCTGGCCGAACTGGGTCCCTACCAGCCGGCGCTGGGCAGGCTCGCGCCCGAGTGGAGCCCGGACGGCGGCCCCGAGGAGCCGCGGCCCGCGCACTCCGTGCTGGTGCTCGCCGAGGCCGTGCTGCGGCTGCTGGCCCTGGTCGGCCGGACCCAGCCGAGCCTGGTGGTGCTGGAGGACCTGCACGACGCGGACGCCGAGACGCTGGCGGTCGTCGACTACCTGGTGGACAACCTCGACCAGGCGCCCGCCGCGCTGCTGGTGACGACCCGCGCCGACCCGGGCCCCGCGCTGGACGTGATCCGCTCGGCCGCGCAACGGCAGGCGGGCGTGCTGATGGAGTTGCGCCGGCTGGACGAGCGCCAGGTGAGCCGGATGGTGGCGCTGTGCCTGGAGGCGGAGGACGACGAGGTGCCCGCCGAGGTCGTGCAGCGGCTGTGGGCCGACAGCGCGGGCAACCCGTTCGTGGTCGAGGAGATGGTGCACGGCCTGGTGAACGGCGGCCTGCTGGTGCGCGGCCCGGCGGGCTGGCAGGTGCTCGGCGAGCTGCGCATCGACGTGCCGTCGGCGCTGGTGCGGTCGATCGCGCACCGCACCGACCGGCTCGGGCCGCAGGGGCGCGAGGTGCTGTCCGTGGCCGCCGTGCTGGGCCACCGGTTCCCGCTGTCCGTGCTGCGGCGGGTGACCGGCATGGACGACCGCGCGCTGCTGTCGCACCTGCACGCGGGCGTGGCCGCGCAGCTCGTGACGCCGGACGAGCCGGTGCCCGACTGGTACGCGTTCCGGCACCCGCTGACCGCCGAGGCGCTGCTCGCGCAGATACCGCCACCGCACCGGGCCGAGCTGGCGCGGCGGACCGCGGACGCCGTGCAGCGGCTGCACCCCGGGTTGCCCGGCGAGTGGTGCGCGCTGGTGGCGTCGCTGCGGCTGGACGCCGGGCAGACCGCCGAGGCGGGCGCGCTGCTGGCCGAGGCGGGACGTCGGGCGCTGGCCGACGGCGCGGCCGGGTCGGCGGTGCGGCTGCTCGACCACGCGCACCGGCTGCTGGCGAGCGAGGTCGACGTGGCGGTCCGGGCCGACGTGCTGGACTCGCTGCTGCCCGCGCTGGCCGAGGCGGGCCAGTTCGAGCGGGCGTTCGCGCTGGTCGACGCGGTCACCGAGCTGAGCGCCGCCGGGCTGGGCCGGGTCCGCCGGGCCGAGCTGCACACCAAGCTGGCGCAGGTGGCCAACACCGCGGGCCGCTGGACCGACGGCATGGCGCACGTGGAGACCGCCCGCGCGCTGCTCGGCGCGGACGCGACCGACGAGCACACCGCGCGGCTCGACGCGGTGGCCGCGTTCCTGACGTTGAACCTGGAGGTGCCGGACCGGATCGCCTCGGCCGAGTTCCTGGCCCGGCGCGCGGCCGACGCGGCGAAGCGGGTGCCGCTGCCCGAGGTGGGCTGCGAGACGTGGCAACTGCTCGGCGTGCTGGCCCGGGAACGCGACCTCGACGAGGCGGCCGACTGCTTCAGCCGGGCGCGGGCGCTGGCCGACGAGCACGGGCTGCCCATCCAGCGCGCCTACGCGGTGATCCGGCAGGCCGGGCTGGACTGGCTGGCCGAGGGCAAGGCGGCGGAGCTGGCCGAGGCGCGCGAGGAGGCGTTGCTGATCGGCGCGGTGAGCGTGGCCTACAACGTGGACGCGATCCTCGGGCTGGACGCCGTGCTGCGCGGGCAGTACGCGGCGGCGGCCGAGCGGTTGCCGCGGGTCATCGCCGACACCCGGCGGCTGCAACTGCGCAACCTGACCCTGTACGGGTTGATGGCGCGGGCGACCGCCGCGGCGCACCAGGGCAGGCGGGCCGAGATGGACGCCGCGATCGAGGAGTTCGACGAGGTCGGCGGGGTCGGCTCGCAGGAGCGGCCGCTGTGCTTCGGGTTGGCGCGGGCGTTCTGCGCGCTGCTGGAGGAGGACCGCGCCGCGGCCGGGCACGACCTGGCGCGGGCGATCGCGTACGAGGCGGAGACGCCGACCGTGTACCACCTGTCCGGTCGGCACGGGCTGCTCCTGCTGCTGGAGGCGGTGTCCGGTGCGCTGGACCTGGACGGCTACCGCGCCGTGACGCGGTCGGCGGCGGCCCGGATGCGCTGGAACCGGGTGTTCGCGCAGTTCGCGCTGGCCGTGCTGCTGGGCAGGCTGGGCCGGGAGGCGGAGGCGGCGCAGGCCGTGCGGGCGGCGCGGGAGGCGGCGGCGATCCACCCGCTGGCCCGGCACCTGGGGCTGCGGCTGGTGGCCGAGGCGGCGGTGGCCGACGGGTGGGGCGAGCCGGTGGCGTGGCTGCGCGGCGCGGAGGAGTACTTCCACCAGGCCGGTCAGGCGGCCGTGGCCAGCGCGTGCCGCGGGCTGCTGCGGCAGGTGGGCGCGTCGGTGCCGCAGCGGCGGACCGGGTCCGACCAGGTGCCGCGCGAGCTGCGGGCGCTGGGCGTGACCGTGCGCGAGTTCGAGGTGTTCCGGCTGCTGGCGGGCCGGCTGGGGAACAAGGCGATCGCCACCCGGCTGCACATCTCGCCGCGCACGGTGGAGAAGCACGTGGCCAGCCTGATCACGAAGACCGCGCAGCCGGACCGGGAGTCGCTCAGCGCGTTCGCCGCGTCGCTGGGACCCGCCGACCGGCCCTAG
- a CDS encoding peptidylprolyl isomerase produces the protein MRILVAVALAVVLGGGVAQASPEAPGSTRGPCAYTVTPDEPAARPVPLPPDPRHTPDRGHPEVLLRTNQGPVPLVLDRAQAPCTVQSFLHLVRRKFYDDTTCHRLTAYPTLKVLQCGDPSGTGEGGPGYKYEDELPTDLAPAPNDPTGQRRTYPRGTLAMANAGPDTNGSQFFLVTSDSVLRPNYTVFGRVTPAGLATLDKVAAGGIAPNPDSEVDGRPALTTDIERAKRTC, from the coding sequence GTGAGAATCCTCGTGGCAGTGGCGCTGGCGGTGGTCCTCGGCGGCGGGGTGGCGCAGGCGTCACCCGAAGCTCCCGGTTCGACCCGCGGTCCGTGCGCGTACACCGTGACGCCGGACGAGCCGGCCGCCCGTCCCGTGCCGCTGCCGCCGGACCCGCGGCACACGCCCGACCGCGGCCACCCCGAGGTGCTGCTGCGGACCAACCAGGGCCCGGTGCCGCTGGTGCTGGACCGCGCGCAGGCGCCGTGCACGGTGCAGAGCTTCCTGCACCTGGTGCGCCGGAAGTTCTACGACGACACGACGTGCCACCGGCTCACCGCCTACCCCACGTTGAAGGTGCTCCAGTGCGGCGACCCGTCCGGCACGGGCGAGGGCGGGCCCGGTTACAAGTACGAGGACGAACTGCCGACCGACCTCGCGCCCGCGCCGAACGACCCCACCGGCCAGCGCCGCACCTACCCGCGCGGCACCCTCGCCATGGCCAACGCGGGCCCGGACACCAACGGCAGCCAGTTCTTCCTGGTCACGTCGGATTCCGTGCTGCGGCCCAACTACACCGTGTTCGGCCGCGTCACGCCCGCCGGGCTCGCCACGCTGGACAAGGTCGCCGCGGGTGGCATCGCGCCGAACCCGGACAGCGAGGTCGACGGCCGGCCGGCCCTGACCACGGACATCGAGCGGGCCAAGCGCACCTGCTAG
- a CDS encoding glycoside hydrolase family 16 protein produces the protein MRTRVVLSAVVLALSGFTLPAAQAAPTAPIADAAADVGTMAVTFAEEFNGAAGTRPDASKWNTEVGDNNGNNREHQYYTTSASNAAMDGAGNLVITARKENPGNYNCWYGRCQYTSARINTAGKFTTTYGKVEARMKMPRGKGIWPAFWMLGQDINSGNPWPGSGEIDIMEFLGHDLDTVYGTIHGPGYSGAGGIGMPFNGPNFADGFHTFAIEWSPTGIAWSVDGNVYQRRTPADVGGNQWVFNKPFFIILNLAVGGEWPGYPDASTTFPQQFVIDHVRVSTLDGNPPAGGRITGIGGKCVDVAGANPANGTPVQLWDCNGTAAQQWSRPGDGTIRALGKCLDAASGGTADGTLVQLWDCNGTGAQKWAVSGANDIVNIQANKCLDAQNNSSANGTRLQLWTCFGSANQKWTVS, from the coding sequence ATGAGGACACGAGTGGTGCTGAGCGCGGTCGTGCTGGCCCTGAGCGGATTCACCCTGCCGGCCGCGCAGGCCGCGCCGACCGCGCCGATCGCGGACGCCGCGGCCGACGTGGGCACGATGGCGGTGACGTTCGCCGAGGAGTTCAACGGCGCGGCGGGCACCCGGCCGGACGCCTCCAAGTGGAACACGGAGGTCGGCGACAACAACGGCAACAACCGCGAGCACCAGTACTACACGACGTCGGCGAGCAACGCGGCCATGGACGGCGCGGGCAACCTGGTGATCACCGCCCGCAAGGAGAACCCGGGCAACTACAACTGCTGGTACGGCCGGTGCCAGTACACGTCGGCCCGGATCAACACCGCGGGCAAGTTCACCACGACCTACGGCAAGGTCGAGGCGCGGATGAAGATGCCGCGCGGCAAGGGCATCTGGCCCGCGTTCTGGATGCTCGGGCAGGACATCAACTCGGGCAACCCGTGGCCGGGCAGCGGCGAGATCGACATCATGGAGTTCCTGGGCCACGACCTGGACACCGTGTACGGCACCATCCACGGCCCCGGATACTCGGGCGCGGGCGGCATCGGCATGCCGTTCAACGGGCCGAACTTCGCCGACGGCTTCCACACCTTCGCCATCGAGTGGTCGCCGACGGGCATCGCGTGGTCCGTCGACGGCAACGTCTACCAGCGCCGCACGCCCGCCGACGTGGGCGGCAACCAGTGGGTGTTCAACAAGCCGTTCTTCATCATCCTGAACCTGGCGGTCGGCGGCGAGTGGCCGGGGTACCCGGACGCGAGCACCACGTTCCCGCAGCAGTTCGTGATCGACCACGTGCGCGTGTCGACCCTGGACGGCAACCCGCCCGCCGGGGGTCGGATCACCGGGATCGGCGGCAAGTGCGTGGACGTGGCCGGCGCGAACCCGGCCAACGGCACGCCCGTGCAGCTGTGGGACTGCAACGGCACGGCGGCCCAGCAGTGGTCCCGCCCCGGCGACGGCACGATCCGCGCGCTGGGCAAGTGCCTGGACGCGGCGTCGGGCGGCACCGCGGACGGCACGCTGGTGCAGTTGTGGGACTGCAACGGGACCGGTGCGCAGAAGTGGGCGGTCAGCGGCGCGAACGACATCGTCAACATCCAGGCCAACAAGTGCCTGGACGCGCAGAACAACAGCTCCGCCAACGGCACCCGGCTGCAGCTGTGGACGTGCTTCGGTTCGGCCAACCAGAAGTGGACCGTTTCCTGA
- a CDS encoding MOSC domain-containing protein: protein MPHVLSLNVGSRVEFDQADIGHTGIGKRAVTGPVDVRAPGPRGVGGSGVAGDHISDKRHHGGDDQAVYAYAREDLDEWAVELGRDLRPGLFGENLTTVGVDVCGALIGERWRIGGLLLQATGPRVPCRTFAGVMEERGWVKKFTQRGLPGTYFRVLEPGTITAGDEITIEHRPDHDVTIALAFRALTLEAELLPGLLAAGDDLPDDLRRRVERRVERAAFDPA from the coding sequence ATGCCCCACGTGCTCTCCCTCAACGTCGGCTCCCGCGTCGAGTTCGACCAGGCCGACATCGGCCACACCGGCATCGGCAAGCGCGCCGTGACCGGCCCGGTGGACGTCCGCGCACCCGGCCCGCGTGGCGTGGGCGGCAGCGGCGTCGCCGGCGACCACATCTCCGACAAGCGCCACCACGGTGGCGACGACCAGGCCGTTTACGCCTACGCGCGGGAAGACCTGGACGAGTGGGCGGTCGAGTTGGGCCGCGACCTGCGGCCCGGGCTGTTCGGCGAGAACCTGACCACGGTGGGTGTCGACGTGTGCGGTGCGCTCATCGGCGAGCGGTGGCGGATCGGCGGGCTGCTGCTCCAGGCGACCGGCCCGCGCGTGCCGTGCCGCACGTTCGCCGGGGTGATGGAGGAACGCGGGTGGGTGAAGAAGTTCACTCAGCGCGGGCTCCCCGGCACCTACTTCCGCGTCCTCGAACCCGGCACGATCACCGCGGGTGACGAGATCACGATCGAGCACCGGCCCGACCACGACGTCACGATCGCCCTCGCGTTCCGCGCCCTGACGCTGGAGGCGGAGCTGCTTCCTGGCCTGCTGGCCGCGGGCGACGACCTGCCCGACGACCTGCGCCGCCGGGTCGAACGCCGGGTCGAGCGGGCGGCGTTCGACCCGGCGTAG
- a CDS encoding aldo/keto reductase: protein MSETFSLGGDLTVNRLGYGAMRLTGEGIWGYPADRDNAIALLRRVVELGVNFIDTADSYGPHVNEELIRQALHPYADDLVIATKGGLLRTGPNEWPVLGRPDYLRQAVETSLLRLGVERIDLYQLHRVDPAYPLEDQVGELRKLQEEGKIRHIGLSEVTVAQLEAAQAVAPIASVQNLYNLANRGHEAVLERATEQGIAFIPWFPVATGELARPGGVLDAAAKDHGATPAQLALAWLLRRSPVVLPIPGTSSIAHLEENVAAAKIELTDEEFEKLSAQA, encoded by the coding sequence GTGTCTGAGACCTTTTCGCTGGGCGGCGACCTGACCGTCAACCGCCTGGGCTACGGCGCGATGCGGCTCACCGGCGAGGGCATCTGGGGCTACCCGGCCGACCGCGACAACGCGATCGCCCTGCTGCGCCGGGTGGTCGAGCTGGGCGTCAACTTCATCGACACGGCGGACTCGTACGGCCCGCACGTCAACGAGGAGCTGATCCGGCAGGCCCTGCACCCCTACGCCGACGACCTGGTCATCGCGACCAAGGGCGGCCTGCTGCGCACCGGCCCGAACGAGTGGCCGGTCCTGGGCAGGCCCGACTACCTGCGGCAGGCCGTGGAGACGAGCCTGCTGCGGCTGGGCGTCGAACGCATCGACCTCTACCAGCTGCACCGCGTCGACCCGGCCTACCCGCTGGAGGACCAGGTCGGTGAGCTGCGCAAGCTCCAGGAGGAGGGCAAGATCCGGCACATCGGGCTGTCCGAGGTGACCGTGGCCCAGCTGGAGGCCGCGCAGGCGGTCGCGCCGATCGCGAGCGTGCAGAACCTCTACAACCTGGCCAACCGCGGCCACGAGGCCGTGCTGGAGCGCGCCACCGAGCAGGGCATCGCGTTCATCCCGTGGTTCCCGGTGGCGACCGGCGAGCTGGCCCGTCCGGGTGGCGTGCTCGACGCGGCGGCCAAGGACCACGGCGCCACGCCCGCGCAGCTCGCGCTGGCGTGGCTGCTGCGCAGGTCGCCGGTCGTGCTGCCCATTCCCGGCACGTCCTCGATCGCGCACCTGGAGGAGAACGTGGCGGCGGCGAAGATCGAGCTGACCGACGAGGAGTTCGAGAAGCTGTCGGCGCAGGCCTGA